The window CCAATCGCCAGCCGCGCTATGCGGCGGCGCGTGCTTTTGAGATGCTGCGGCGAGGTGGCACGCTGCGTGGGCAGGTCGTGCTCCTGAGCCTCGTCAACGCGATGGAGAGCGATGTCGACATGCCGCGATGCGTCGAGGTCCATCGCATCAGCGACAAGCTCTGGCATGTCGTCGCCATGCATGGATATATGCAGGAGCCTCATGCTCTCGAGATCATGGCACGGGCTCACGAGTTGAGTAATGGCGAAATCGCCAAGGTGGGGAATGAAACCTTTTATGTCCTCGGGCGGGAACTGATCGTCGAGTATTTCGGCAATCGCCTGGCGCGCTGGCGGAGGGCGCTGTTTGGCTTCCTGAGCCGCAACGTGAGCTACGCACCAGACTACTTTTACATCCCGCACGAGCAGATCGTGGAGTTCACCTGGATGATGCGAGCCTGAAGAGGGGGCTTTCCTTTTTTACTCCCAACCGATAATTCCCCGGATCACCACAGCCATGGCGAAAGAGCGCATAAAACTCGACGATCTCGACCAGTCCAGTTCACTCGAACAGGACGACTACAAAAAGCAGCTCAAGAAGTACCAGCTCGAGCTGCTCAATATGCAATTGCTCCTGCGCGAGCAGAAGAAGAACGTCGTCATCGTGATGGAAGGGCCGGATGCGGCAGGCAAGGGGGGCGCGATCAAGCGCGTCGTCGAGCGTCTTGATCCGCGTCTTTGTCGCGTTTACTCGATCGTCAAGCCGACGCCCGAGGAGTACCAGCATCACTACATGTGGCGCTTTTGGAACAAGCTCCCTCCCTACGGACAGATCGCCATCTTTGATCGTTCCTGGTATGGACGCGTCCTGGTCGAGCGTGTGGAAAAATTCTGCTCCGATGCGGAGTGGAAGCGGGCCTACGGCGAGATCAATGAACTCGAGCGCCAGCTCACGGACGACGGCTCCATCGTCATCAAGTTTTACCTGCATATCACCAAGGATGAGCAGCTCGATCGCTTCAAACGTCGCGAGGCCGATCCCTACAAGCACTGGAAGATCAGTGACGAGGATTGGCGCAATCGCCGTCACTGGAGCGATCACAATGCTGCGGCGGAGGATATGTTTGAGAAAACTTCGACACCCAACGCCCCCTGGATCGTGATCCCGGCAAACTACAAGTGGTATGCCAGGGTGAAGGTCGTCAAAAGCGTGGCCGAGACCCTCAAGGCATCGCTCAAGCTGTAGTCGGCACGCCTTACGCGTCGATCCGCGAAAGATCGACCTGGACGTAGCGGATGCCACCCGTGTCGAGAGCCGTGTCGATGATTGTCGCCACGGTCGAGGCGCTCATGCTGGGGCTCAACCGCAGGTATGCACCGGAATCGCGCACCGTCGCGCCGGAGCAGACAGACTCTGGAAGGTTCGGAATGGCCTTCAGCTTGGACCGCAGACGATTCAGGACGATGGCCTCTTCAAAGAGTGAGGCGCTCGGCTCCTTTTTGCCTTTTCCCAGCTTGGCAAACACCATGACACCGCGGTTCGACTCAGCCAGTTCTCCGTTGCGGACGAGTGAAATGATCTGGTCCTGCCGGGAGTCCCGGGGAGTCGATACGTAAGCAGGTCCCTTCGGATTGGCCGGGGGCACGACAGCCATTTGGTCGCTGGTTCCGTAACTACGTGCTCCTTCATCCGTCGTCGTGGCGCTGGCCAGAGACGCGGGGCGCATGTGAATCACGGCGGCTGTGCCCGGTGGGGATGGAGGCGGGGGAGTCTTGGTGGAACATCCCGTAAATACGGCGGAAACCGCGCACAATAGAACCGATATTTTCCAACCGGCCTCAAACCCGACTCTCATTTCCTGCATGGGTGCCATGAAACCGCAGAAAAAACAAGCGAGGGCAGGGACAATCGCAACTTTGCGCTTGCCGCTCGCGCTGTTAAAAATAGCTTCACTGCATGAGCCAGAATAACCCCGTCGCCTACGACTCGAAGATCGAGGGCAACGTGATTTTCACGAAATTGGACGCCGCCATCAATTGGATGCGTGGTAACTCGCTCTGGCCGATGCCCATGGGACTCGCCTGCTGCGCCATCGAACTGATGGCCGCCTCGTCCTCACGCTTTGATATTTCCCGGTTCGGAGCAGAAGTGATGCGTTTTTCGCCCCGTCAGAGCGACGTGATGATCGTTGCCGGCACGGTGACCTACAAAATGGCACTCGCAGTCCAGCGCATCTGGGAGCAGATGCCGGAGCCAAAGTGGTGTATCGCCATGGGAGCCTGTGCTTCCAGCGGCGGCATGTACCGTAGCTACGCGGTTCTCCAGGGCATTGACCACCTCATCCCGGTTGACGTCTACATTTCCGGATGTCCGCCCCGCCCTGAGGCTCTGCTCGACGGCCTGATGAAGCTTCAGAAGAAGATTATGACAGAAACGGCTATCAAGGATCAGAAACGCGCTCTATTGGAGACCGTATGAGTTCGCAGGATCCCGCCACCTCCTTCCGCGACAAATTTGCCGACTCGATCATCTCGGAAACCGATTTCCGGGGTGAGAAGACCTTTCTGGTCAAGATTGAGGCCCTTCACGACGCGGCCAGATATTTAAAAGACGAGCAGGGGTTTGACTACCTCATCGACATTTCCAGCATCGACAATTTCGGGGATTCGCCCCGGTTTGAGATCGTTTACGAGCTTTGCAATCTCGGCAAGGGTGCCCACATCCGTCTGAAGGCGCCTCTCGCAAGCGATGAGGAACCAGTCGCTCCTACAGTGGTAGATCTTTGGCCGACGGCCGACTGGCACGAGCGCGAGGCTTATGACATGATGGGGATCAAGTTTGACGGGCATCCCAACCTGACTCGCATTCTTATGTGGGAGGGATATCCGTACCATCCCCTTCGCAAGGACTTCCCCCTTCAAGGTAAACCCAGTGAAACTGAAGAGGTGGCGTTCACCGATGTGGCGCCGCTGGCTGGTGGACCTTTCGTGACTGTTCCCACTTCGGGAAACACGCAGGTTCGCGAGCCCCGTGCCCGCCGCGCTGGCGACGAGCCGGTTCACGAGAAATTTATCGCCGAACCTTGATCTCAGATCCATCGGGACTCCAGGCGCTGATCGATCGCCTTGCGCCCCTCCCGCAGATCGCCGTCGATACCGAGGCGGATAGTCTGCACAGCTACTTTGAAAAGCTGTGCCTCATCCAGATCAGTGCGGACGGCGAGGATTTCCTCGTCGATCCCCTGGCGGGATTTTCCCTCCAGCCGCTATATGACGCACTGGCACCGAAGCGGTTGGTATTCCATGGGGCCGACTACGACATGCGGCTCCTGCATCGCTACGGGCAGTTTGGCGCGACGGATGTCTTTGACACGATGATCGCGTCGCGGCTTTGCGGCTATCGCGAACTGGGCCTTGCTGCCCTGGTCGCCAAGCACTTTGACGTCAAGCTTTCCAAGGCCTCGCAAAAGGCCAACTGGGCGATCCGGCCGCTTTCCAGGCAGATGCTGGAATACGCTGTCAACGACACAAAGTATCTCCTGACCCTTGCTCAGATCCTCGAGGCGGAACTCCGCCGACTGGAGAGGTGGGATTGGTTTGTTGAATCCCGCGATCGCATGATGGCCGCCGCCCGCGAGCCTCGCGAGCGCGACGAGAACTCTGCCTGGCGCATCTCCGGCAGCGCAACGCTGAGTCCGCAGGCGCAGTCCGTGCTGCGCGTGCTCTGGTATTGGCGCGATGGTGAGGCGAAGTCGTGGGACCGACCGCCATTTCATGTGATGAGTAATGACGACCTCGTCCGCATCGCCGAGAAGGCGGTGAAGGGGGAGCCGTTCTCGACACCACGCATGAGCAGTCGTCGCAGGAAAAGCTTTGAGGTCGTCCTCGCGCTTGCTCTCCATATCCCGGAGGACGAGTGGCCTGTGCCTCCCAAGACCCGCCGTCGGCGCCCGACTCGCGAGCAGACGGACAGATTTGAAAGCCTTCGCCGCACTCGGGACAAGGTGGCGGCAGAGATCGGTCTGGAGCCTTCCATCGTCGCTCCGCGCGGCGCCTTGGAGGCTGCCTCGCTCGATTTGAATACGGCGGCATTGATGAACTGGCAGCGTCGTCTGCTCGGTCTCGAACCGCACCAGACTCCTGTTAATGTTTGACCTCATCGACGCAGCGCTTCGCGAGGATATCGGCACCGGGGACCTGACAACCCGGTATTTCACTGATCCGGCCCGCCTGGCCACTGCCCGAGTAGTCGCCCGGGAGCAGTGTGTCCTCGCTGGCGGGGAGGTGGCCCGCGAGGTCTTTCACCGCGTGGACCCGGAGCTGGAGCTTATCCATCTTTTTCCCGACGGCATGGTCTTGGAGAAAGGAGTTGCGGCTCTCGAGATCCGGGGCAGGGCGGCTTCGCTTTTGACCGCGGAGCGTACAGTGTTAAACTTTCTCCAGCGCCTTTCCGGCGTTGCGACGATCACCTACCGTTACGTGCAGGCTGTGCAAGGAACGGAAACGTGCATCCTGGACACCCGCAAAACCACCCCGGGGTGGAGGCTGTTGGAAAAAGCGGCTGTCGCGGCCGGTGGCGGGACGAATCACCGCATCGGTCTCTATGACATGGTGATGGTGAAGGACAATCACCTCGCCGCCTGCGCCTCTCTGGACGACCTTGCCATCTCGATCCGCCGATTCAAGGAGGCTCATCCCGACATCCGGGTGGAGCTGGAGGCGGATACGCTGGACCAGGTGCGAGCCTTTGTCGCCATGGACGGTGTCGATGTTATCCTGCTCGATAACATGACGACCGACCAAATGCGCGAGGCGGTTTCCCTGCGGCGGGAAGGTCTGGAATTTGAGGCCAGCGGTGGCATCACGATCGAGCGATTGCCCGAGATTGCCAGCACCGGGGTGGACTACATCTCCGTGGGTGCGTTGACGCACTCCGCCAGGGCGGTAGACTTGTCGATGGAGATCATCGATGACCCTGCTTGATCCTGATCTGATCCAGGCGGCGACCGGGGCAGGGAGTGTGGGCAAGCGGGTGCTTGTTTTTCGCGAGACTGCGTCGACAAATGACTTGCTGCTTCGGATGGGGGAGAGCGGGGAGCCTGAGGGGACCGTTGTTTTTGCGGAATCCCAGACTGCGGGCAGGGGACGGTTCAAGCGTCCCTGGTACTCGGCGGAGGGATTGGGCCTTTGGTTTTCCTTTCTTGTTCGGGAGGGGTTGAGCCCTGCGGTGACGGATTTGACACCAATGATCGCGGTGGCCGTGAGTGACGGATTGCGCGAGGTGACGGGGGACACGCGCTGGCGAATCAAACCACCCAATGACATTTACGGAGATGGGGGCAAAGTCGCCGGCATCCTGATCGAGGCTCGCTCCGGGCCTAGACCATTTGCTGTTGTCGGCATCGGGTTGAACGTGAACCACTCGCTCGAGGACTTTCCTTCGGAACTGCATGGCTGCGCGACCTCTTTGCGGGTGGAACTGGGCCACGTCCTCGATCGCGAAAAGGTGGCGGGAGCCGTGCTGGCGGCGGTAAATCGCTATCTGCCGGAGTTGGGCAATCCGCAGGCGGGATTTTTGAAGGTCTACGACCAACGAACCCGGGAGTGGCTGGCCTCGCGGCCGCCTTTGCAAAGTCCGGAAGTGTGATACCTTGACCCTCATGCATCGTTTGCTTTGCGCCGTGTCTTTCGTGGCTTTCACGGGATCGGCCTTTGCCCAGAAGGCGAACCCCACTCCAGCCCCCGATGAGGATTCCCCCTACGAAAGCGTACAGGTGCTGGCGCGAGCCATGCAGCTCATTCGCCAGGATTACGTGAATGACAGCAAGATCTCCTACAAGGACCTCACCTACGGGGCGCTCAAGGGGATGCTGTCTCGGCTCGATCCGCACAGCGAGTTCATGGACCCCGAGGACTTCAAGGGGATGCAGGAGGATACGAAGAGCGAGTTTGGCGGGCTCGGGGTCGTGGTCACACTCGACGACGGCTCGCTGACCATTGTCAATCCGATGGAGGATTCGCCTGCTTTCAGCGCCGGCCTCTTGCCGGGTGACCGCATCCTGCGAATCAATGGTGAGGCCACGGACAAGCTCACGATCTCCCAGGCCATCGACAAGCTCAAGGGCGACATCGGGGAGAAAATCACTCTTACGATCCAGCGCCCGACCACCAAGGAGATCAAGGATTACGAACTCACTCGCGTGTCGATCAAGATGCGCAGCGTGAAGAACGCGCAGATCCTGCCCGTTGAGCAGACCGGGGGGCACAAGATCGGGTATGTGCGCATTACCAAATTTGCCGAACCCACCGCCACCGAGCTCGCCAAGGCTCTGGATGAACTGGAAAAGCAGGGCATGGAGGCGCTGGTGCTCGACCTGCGGTATAATCCGGGAGGACTCCTCAACAGTGCCGTGGATGTCTGTGGATTGTTTGTCCCTCCCGATACGAAGGTCGTCTATACGGAGGGGCGTTCGCCCGGGCGGGAGTACCGCACATCCTCGGCTCTCGGACCGCAGCGAAAATATCCGCTCGCCATCCTGACAAACTACGCTAGCGCGAGCGGTTCCGAGATCGTGGCCGGCGCCTTGCGTGACCTGAATCGTGCCGTCGTCATCGGAGAGACGACCTTCGGCAAAGGCTCCGTGCAGAGTGTGGTTTCACTGCCGGATGGCTCGGCACTCCGGCTGACGACCGCCCGGTATTTCACGCCGAGCGGCACGGTGATTCACGAGGTCGGGGTGGTGCCGACGATCAAGGCGACACTGACTCCCGAGCAGGAATATGACCTTTGGAAAATGCGCCGCGAAAGCATCACGGGGGAGCCGACCCTGTCGCTGACCAAGGACGCGCAGCTGTCTCGCGCTGTCGACATGCTGCAAGGCTCCGTGATCTACGCGGAGCGGAAGAAATCCACCAAGCCCGACAAAGGATTGTGATCGTTCTCGCCATTGAAACCTCCTGCGACGAAACCGCGGTCGCGATCCTGCGCGACCATGGGGATGTCCTGAGCCATGAAATCGCCAGCCAGGCGGATATCCATGCGGCCTATGGCGGCGTGGTGCCCGAGGTCGCTTCACGCAATCATCTTTCCCTGCTTCCCTCTCTGGTGGAGAAAGCCCGGGCTGAAGCGGGACTGCGCCTCGATCAGATCGACGCTTTTGCCGCCACGAATGGCCCTGGCCTTGCCGCTGCTTTGCTGGTGGGAGTTTCGGCGGCAAAAGGCCTGGCGTTGGGCGTCAATAAGCCCTTTCTTGCCGTCAATCATATCGAGGGCCACATGTTGTCGCCATTTTTCGGGCTGTCGGAGATCCCTCCACATGTCGGGCTGGTCGTGAGTGGCGGGCATACCATGTTGCTCGATGTGGCCGGCTACGGCGATTACCGGCTGCTGGGGCGCACGCTTGACGATGCTGCCGGGGAGGCTTTTGACAAGGTGGCCAAGCTTCTTGGCCTTCCGTATCCGGGAGGAGTCCAGATCGATCTGCTGGCACGAAAGGGAAATCCCGATCGCTTCGAGTTCCCGCGAAGCATGCTCGGGTCGGGGGATTTTGCCTTCAGTTTCAGTGGGTTGAAAACCTCTGTGCGGTACTTTCTCGACCGGGGATTTGAGCCGGCCGATCTGCCGGACATCTGCGCTTCGTTTCAAGAGGCGGTGATAGACGTGCTGGTACACAAGGCGCTGGCAGCCGTGCGTCGCCAGGGGCGTTCCCTCCTGGCTGTGAGTGGGGGTGTGAGCAGCAACTCGCGGCTCCAGGCCAAGCTTGATCTCGCCTGCAGTTCGGCGGGCATCGCATGGCGCATGGCTCCTCCGGCCTTGCGCACTGACAATGCGCTGATGATCGCCTACGCCGCGTCGCATCGTCAGGGAGGCAACTCCGACCTCGCCGCCGATATCCTGCCCAATTTTGACTACGCCCGGCTGGCCGCCGCTTAAATATCTCCAAGCGGGCAGTGAGGGCTTGCGTGAGCGCTCCAGGTGCGAAACACTTGCCGAAACAGACGTACGCGTGGATTCCTCCTCTTCCCAGCAAGCCTGTAAAGTTCTCGTCGTCGAAGATGATCGTCCCACGCGGATGCTGCTGGAGCGAATCATACACTCGCGAGGACACGAGGTGGTCGGTTGCGAATCCGCCGAGGTCGCGCTCGAGCGGCTCGAGAAGGAGGACTTTCCCCTTATCACGCTCGATATCCAGCTTCCTGGCATGAGCGGGCTGGAGCTGTGCCGCAAGCTGCGGTCGCAGTCGCAGGGAGCTTACATTTACATCCTCGTGGGAACAGGCAATAGCCGGCCGGAGGATTTGCGGGAGATCCTCGACGCCGGTGCGGATGACTACATCGGCAAGCCCTACAATCCCGGCCTGCTCGACGTGCGTCTGACGGTGGCCGAGGCGGCGGTGAAGGAGATCGCCCGCAGGAAGCAGCTTGAGGATCAGCTCAAATTCCTCGCGCAGCATGATCCTCTCACGCGGTTGAGCAACCGCAGCCAGCTCGACCCGGCCCTGGCGCTGGCCATCGATAAGGCCAACGCGGGAGAACCCGGAGCCGTGCTCTATCTCGATCTCGACAACTTCAAGATCATCAATGACACGCTCGGACATGATGCTGGCGACAAGCTCCTGCTTCAGGTTGCCCAGGTATTGAAAAGCCTCACCCGACGATCGGATGTTCTTGTGCGTTTTGGTGGTGACGAGTTTGTCCTCATCCTCCCAGCCTGCGACCTGCCCAAGGCCTGCGAGATCGCTGAGTCGATCGTCGATCGGGTCGAGGAGATCGTCTATACCTCGGGAGACCGTTCGTTCCGCGTGGGGGCGTCGGTCGGCGTGGCGGTGATCGACGGCCTGCTTGCTCCGCCGGAGGTGATGGCCAATGCCGATGCGGCCTGCTACGCGGCCAAGGCGCGCGGCCGCAATCGCGTCGAGGTGCACCGTCCCGAGACCAACGAGATCAGCCAGCTCATAGCTGATACCGACTGGTCGTCTCGGATCAAGACCGCCATGCGCGATGGCTCCCTTCAGCTCTGGTTTCAACCCGTGTATTCCGTAGAGGGCAAAAGGATCCTTTTTCACGAGGTGCTGCTCCGCTATGTGGACCCGCGGCATGAGGAGCCGGTCAATCCCGCCGTTTTTTTGTCCGCCGTCCGGCGATCGGGACAGACGACCAAACTCGACCGCTTTGTCATTACCAAAGCCTTTGAGGCCCTGGCGACGACTCCTGGCCTGTCAGTTTCCATCAATATCTCCGGATCGCTCTTCGGAGATGAAACCTACTGCGAGTTTGTCGAGAGCATGCTGGCCAACTCGGGCATCTCGCCTGACCGGGTGCTCTTTGAGATCACGGAGAATGAGTTGATTCCCAATCTCCAGCACGCCTCGGGGGCCATCACCCGGCTGCAAAAGCTCGGATGCCAGTTTGGACTGGATGATTTTGGTTCCGGCTTCTCCTCGCTTACCTACCTCAAGACCCTGCCCATCGACTTTATGAAGATCGACGGCGCATTCGTCCGCGACCTTCCCAGGCAGCCATTCAACCAGGCGGTGCTGCAGGCGCTCCAGATCATCGCGAGGAATCTCGACATCTCGACGGTGGCCGAGTTTGTGGAGACCGAGGAGGAAATGAATCTGCTCCGGGCGATCGGTATTTCATGTGCGCAAGGGCACTTCATCGGTCGGCCACGGTGGAAGCCCTATCGCGAGGACGAGCTATTTCAGGATTTTGGCAATGCCTGATGCTCAGGAGAGCCTCAGCAGGTCGCGCAGGAACTGAAACCAGAGAAAGAACATCCCTTTCGGGGTGTAGCGCACGCGATTGTCCTCCACACGCTGCAGGAGGCCTGCATCCACATTGTGGGTGATCTGGCCCAGCATGTCACTCTGGAGAGTCGCGATGAGCGTCTCATGGGGAACGAGAACGAGTTCCTCCCTCCGGTACCCCTCCCGGTCGAGAAACTGTTCCTGCGAGGCCAGGAGGCTTCGAAACGGCCCGGGGGCCAGAAATCGCTGGATCTTGGTCTTGGGCTCCAGTTTCAGGCCATAGGAGAACGGGTAGTTCCAGGTGGAAATTGTCCGCCCGTCGGAAGTTCGCGCGGTAACGGTGATGTAAAAGAAAGCGAGGTCTTCCTGCTCGGAGAGGCAGATTGCGGCCTGGAGGCGCTTTCCGGGATGCTCAAAGACGCGGTAGTAGTTCTTTGTTGCATCGTGATCCCAGCCCAGGTCGTCGATGTACTCAAATCCGCTCTCCTCGATTTCCTGGGAGACCTCGGAGAGATTGGGAAATTCGGTGCGCGTCGGAGGGCGTCGGGACTCGATCACGCGATCCACCGGCAGTCTCATGCGACGGATGCGGGTGAGGATCTCCAGCCACGGCAGAAACAGCCAGCTCAACGCGAGAGCGATGCCCATGGCGATGCTGCCGCCGAGCAGCCACCCGGCAAGGAAAGAGGTGACAAAGATGCCCAGGGTGCCCAGCCGGGTAAAAATGGGGTGCTGGAACGAGCGCAGAGCTACGCTCGCGACTCCCACACCAGCCACCAGCAGGAGATTGGAAATCATTACGGATGAATATTGTTCGCCTGGAGGAACTTCTCAAGCTGCCTCACATCAAAATCGGGCAATACCTTGCCATCGGGCATCTCCAGGGTGGGAGTGAGCGACTGGCCGGAGATTTTACGCATGTGAGTGTAGGCGGCCTCGCTGGAAAGCACGTCGATCGACTCAAACGAGTACCCGCGCGCCTTCAGCCAGGAGACGGCTTCCACACACCACGGGCACCACGGTTTGATATACAATTTCATCGGCAGGAAAAGATCGCTGTGCATTCGCACTTGTCAGCACAAAAATTCTCCGATACTTTGCCCGACTCTCGAAGGCGCATTCGTCTAGAGGCCTAGGACACGGCCCTCTCAAGGCCGGTACACGGGTTCGAATCCCGTATGCGCTGCCAAAAACCGTTCGGTTTTTGGGAAATGGCCTCCCTCCGGGATGAGAACGCTGTTCGACTGCCAGTCCCGCTTGTGCGGGACAAATTCCTCTTGGCGAAGCGAAATTCGCAGAGCTGGGGCGAAGCGGAAGCAAAAGGAGGTTCCCAAGGAGTACCTGGGCGTAGGCCGATTCTGGGGCAAGATCGGCAAACTCAAACTCTACATGGAAGGTGTCGCGACCGTGGACGCCGCCGAGGTATTCAGGGCCTACGGGTGCGACGCGCTCTCATCAAGGGGCAGGGTCAAAAAGTACCTGTACGACGCTGCCGGAAAATTCAGCTTCGATGAATACGCAGGCCTGTATTGAGCTTCACCCGGAGTTCGGATTCGCAGCAGCCATGCCGCGAAAAACCGAACCGAAAACAACCCGCAACCTACTTGCGGAGCGTATAGCCGAACTCAAGGCGGCAGGTGTCAGGCATCGAGAGATTGCCGAGCGGATTTCCCCGCAGCTTTCTTACCGCACCGTAGAGCGCTGGGCACAAGGCGCGTACTTTCCTCAAGAGTGGACCTGCGAGCTTGTCTTGGAGAAGCTGCGGGATTGTAAGATTTCTTTGCATCACTTGTCGAATTGACATGAATTTGTCGTTGGTATAAGGGGCTGGCTTAGTTATGGGACTTCAGTTTCCTAATTTAGATGAAGACACGCGTTCGTGTATGTTGACCGAGATTGAGCATGACGAGTCATCTGGAAAACTTTACATAAGCA of the Terrimicrobium sacchariphilum genome contains:
- a CDS encoding biotin--[acetyl-CoA-carboxylase] ligase produces the protein MTLLDPDLIQAATGAGSVGKRVLVFRETASTNDLLLRMGESGEPEGTVVFAESQTAGRGRFKRPWYSAEGLGLWFSFLVREGLSPAVTDLTPMIAVAVSDGLREVTGDTRWRIKPPNDIYGDGGKVAGILIEARSGPRPFAVVGIGLNVNHSLEDFPSELHGCATSLRVELGHVLDREKVAGAVLAAVNRYLPELGNPQAGFLKVYDQRTREWLASRPPLQSPEV
- a CDS encoding S41 family peptidase; the encoded protein is MHRLLCAVSFVAFTGSAFAQKANPTPAPDEDSPYESVQVLARAMQLIRQDYVNDSKISYKDLTYGALKGMLSRLDPHSEFMDPEDFKGMQEDTKSEFGGLGVVVTLDDGSLTIVNPMEDSPAFSAGLLPGDRILRINGEATDKLTISQAIDKLKGDIGEKITLTIQRPTTKEIKDYELTRVSIKMRSVKNAQILPVEQTGGHKIGYVRITKFAEPTATELAKALDELEKQGMEALVLDLRYNPGGLLNSAVDVCGLFVPPDTKVVYTEGRSPGREYRTSSALGPQRKYPLAILTNYASASGSEIVAGALRDLNRAVVIGETTFGKGSVQSVVSLPDGSALRLTTARYFTPSGTVIHEVGVVPTIKATLTPEQEYDLWKMRRESITGEPTLSLTKDAQLSRAVDMLQGSVIYAERKKSTKPDKGL
- a CDS encoding glutaredoxin family protein; amino-acid sequence: MKLYIKPWCPWCVEAVSWLKARGYSFESIDVLSSEAAYTHMRKISGQSLTPTLEMPDGKVLPDFDVRQLEKFLQANNIHP
- the nadC gene encoding carboxylating nicotinate-nucleotide diphosphorylase, with protein sequence MFDLIDAALREDIGTGDLTTRYFTDPARLATARVVAREQCVLAGGEVAREVFHRVDPELELIHLFPDGMVLEKGVAALEIRGRAASLLTAERTVLNFLQRLSGVATITYRYVQAVQGTETCILDTRKTTPGWRLLEKAAVAAGGGTNHRIGLYDMVMVKDNHLAACASLDDLAISIRRFKEAHPDIRVELEADTLDQVRAFVAMDGVDVILLDNMTTDQMREAVSLRREGLEFEASGGITIERLPEIASTGVDYISVGALTHSARAVDLSMEIIDDPA
- a CDS encoding polyphosphate kinase 2 family protein, giving the protein MAKERIKLDDLDQSSSLEQDDYKKQLKKYQLELLNMQLLLREQKKNVVIVMEGPDAAGKGGAIKRVVERLDPRLCRVYSIVKPTPEEYQHHYMWRFWNKLPPYGQIAIFDRSWYGRVLVERVEKFCSDAEWKRAYGEINELERQLTDDGSIVIKFYLHITKDEQLDRFKRREADPYKHWKISDEDWRNRRHWSDHNAAAEDMFEKTSTPNAPWIVIPANYKWYARVKVVKSVAETLKASLKL
- a CDS encoding two-component system response regulator, translating into MDSSSSQQACKVLVVEDDRPTRMLLERIIHSRGHEVVGCESAEVALERLEKEDFPLITLDIQLPGMSGLELCRKLRSQSQGAYIYILVGTGNSRPEDLREILDAGADDYIGKPYNPGLLDVRLTVAEAAVKEIARRKQLEDQLKFLAQHDPLTRLSNRSQLDPALALAIDKANAGEPGAVLYLDLDNFKIINDTLGHDAGDKLLLQVAQVLKSLTRRSDVLVRFGGDEFVLILPACDLPKACEIAESIVDRVEEIVYTSGDRSFRVGASVGVAVIDGLLAPPEVMANADAACYAAKARGRNRVEVHRPETNEISQLIADTDWSSRIKTAMRDGSLQLWFQPVYSVEGKRILFHEVLLRYVDPRHEEPVNPAVFLSAVRRSGQTTKLDRFVITKAFEALATTPGLSVSINISGSLFGDETYCEFVESMLANSGISPDRVLFEITENELIPNLQHASGAITRLQKLGCQFGLDDFGSGFSSLTYLKTLPIDFMKIDGAFVRDLPRQPFNQAVLQALQIIARNLDISTVAEFVETEEEMNLLRAIGISCAQGHFIGRPRWKPYREDELFQDFGNA
- a CDS encoding ribonuclease D; translation: MISDPSGLQALIDRLAPLPQIAVDTEADSLHSYFEKLCLIQISADGEDFLVDPLAGFSLQPLYDALAPKRLVFHGADYDMRLLHRYGQFGATDVFDTMIASRLCGYRELGLAALVAKHFDVKLSKASQKANWAIRPLSRQMLEYAVNDTKYLLTLAQILEAELRRLERWDWFVESRDRMMAAAREPRERDENSAWRISGSATLSPQAQSVLRVLWYWRDGEAKSWDRPPFHVMSNDDLVRIAEKAVKGEPFSTPRMSSRRRKSFEVVLALALHIPEDEWPVPPKTRRRRPTREQTDRFESLRRTRDKVAAEIGLEPSIVAPRGALEAASLDLNTAALMNWQRRLLGLEPHQTPVNV
- a CDS encoding NADH-quinone oxidoreductase subunit C — its product is MSSQDPATSFRDKFADSIISETDFRGEKTFLVKIEALHDAARYLKDEQGFDYLIDISSIDNFGDSPRFEIVYELCNLGKGAHIRLKAPLASDEEPVAPTVVDLWPTADWHEREAYDMMGIKFDGHPNLTRILMWEGYPYHPLRKDFPLQGKPSETEEVAFTDVAPLAGGPFVTVPTSGNTQVREPRARRAGDEPVHEKFIAEP
- the nuoB gene encoding NADH-quinone oxidoreductase subunit NuoB, giving the protein MSQNNPVAYDSKIEGNVIFTKLDAAINWMRGNSLWPMPMGLACCAIELMAASSSRFDISRFGAEVMRFSPRQSDVMIVAGTVTYKMALAVQRIWEQMPEPKWCIAMGACASSGGMYRSYAVLQGIDHLIPVDVYISGCPPRPEALLDGLMKLQKKIMTETAIKDQKRALLETV
- the tsaD gene encoding tRNA (adenosine(37)-N6)-threonylcarbamoyltransferase complex transferase subunit TsaD, producing MIVLAIETSCDETAVAILRDHGDVLSHEIASQADIHAAYGGVVPEVASRNHLSLLPSLVEKARAEAGLRLDQIDAFAATNGPGLAAALLVGVSAAKGLALGVNKPFLAVNHIEGHMLSPFFGLSEIPPHVGLVVSGGHTMLLDVAGYGDYRLLGRTLDDAAGEAFDKVAKLLGLPYPGGVQIDLLARKGNPDRFEFPRSMLGSGDFAFSFSGLKTSVRYFLDRGFEPADLPDICASFQEAVIDVLVHKALAAVRRQGRSLLAVSGGVSSNSRLQAKLDLACSSAGIAWRMAPPALRTDNALMIAYAASHRQGGNSDLAADILPNFDYARLAAA